The DNA window CGCCGAAGTGCTCGTTCAGCGAGGGAGATAACGCCATGGCGGCCTCCAGACTGGCAGATTGTCTCTCCAAACATACGCCGCGAAGCGGACGCGACTACTCCCTCGTTATGATGCAATCGCCCTGGGGGCCGGCGGCCCCCAGCCCCCGCCGCCGGGCGTCTCCACGATCAGCACCGCGCCTGTCGGCAGGTCGAGGCTGAGCTTGCCCGGCAACTCCTCTACGCGCCCGTCTGGCCAGACCACCGCGTTGCGGCCCGGCGCGCCGCCCTCCCCGCCGTCGACGCCGGGTGGGGCGTGGCGGCGCCGCTCCGAGAGCACGGAGACGCGGGCCGGCGCCAGCAACTCCAGCGACCGGCGCACGCCGTCGCCGCCGGGGTGCACGCCCCGGCCGCCGGAGCCGCGGCGCACGGAGAGTTCCCGCACCCGCAGCGGATAGTGCATCTCGAGCGCCTCGACGGGCGTGTTGCGCGTGTTGGTCATGTGCGTGTGGATGGCCGAGGCGCCGGGGCCGCGCGCGCCCGCGCCGCCGCCGCCGCACACCGTCTCGTAGTAGGCGAATGCGCCGCCGCGAGCCGGGTCGCTCCCGCCAACCGCCACGTTGTTCATCGTGCCCTGGCTTGCCGCCGGGATCCGGTCGCCGAAGGCCGGGCGTAGCGCGGCGAGCACCACGTCCACGATGCGCTGCGAGGTCTCGACGTTTCCGGCGGCGACGGCGCTGGAGGGGGGCGCGTTGACCAGCGTTCCGGGCGGCGCGACGACGCTGACCGGCCGGAACGCGCCGTCGTTGGCCGGCGCGTCGGGGCCGGCCAGGCAGCGCACCACGTAGTAGCAGGCCGAGCGCGTCACCGCCTCGGTCGCGTTCATGGGACCGGTGACGGCCGGGTCCGTGCCGGCGAAGTCGAGCGTGAGGGCGCCCGCGCGCAGCCTGGCCTCGACCCGGATGGTCAGGTTCGTGGCGCCCAGGCCGTCGTCGTCGAGCACGTCGGAGGCGCGGAACGCCCCCTCGGGGGCGGCGCGCAGGGCCGCGCGGACGGTCGCCTCCGCGTGGGCGCACAGGGCGCGCGCCTGCCGCGCCACCTCCCTGGCGCCGTGGTGCGCGGCCAGGTCGCGCAGGCGCAACGCGCCGGTGCGATTGGCGGAAACCTGGGCGTCGAGGTCGCCCCGACGCTCTGCCGGCGTGCGGGAGTTGGCGCGGATGACGGCGAGGATGTCCGCGCGCGGGCGGCCGCCGGCCACCAGCCGGACGGGGGGCAGGATGAGCCCTTCCTGATACAGGTCGGTGCTGAGGGCCAGCGAGCCGGGAGCGAGGCCCGCCACGTCCGCGTGGTGCGCGCGGTTCGCCACGAACCCGAGCAGCTCGCGGCCCGGCGCCGGCTCGAACACGGGCGCGACAACGGTGAGGTCCGGCAGGTGCGTCCCGCCGTGCGCGGGATCGTTGCAGATCCACATGTCACCGGGCCGCCACCGGATCGCGCCGCGCAGGCTCTCCATCATCGTCGGCATGGCGCCGAGGTGCACGGGAATGTGGGCAGCCTGGGTGACGAGCAGGCCCTCGGCGTCGAACAGCGCGCACGAGTAGTCGCGCCGCTCCTTGAGGTTGGGGGAGTAGCCCGTGTGCTCCAGCGTCGCGCCCATCTCCTCGGCGATGGAGGCGAAGAGGTGGCGCCAGACCTCGACGCGCACCGGATCGAAGGGCAGGTGAGCCCCGGTCAACCGGTGTTCCTCATCCCCGCCGCGATCCCGTTGATGCTGAGCCGCAGCGCCTCGTCGAGCCTGGCTCGCTCCGGCGAGTCGTGCGGGAGGTCGCGCCGCCGGCGCAGCAACTCGACCTGGAGGAAGTTGAGCGGGTCGATGTACGGGTCACGAAGGCGCAAGGAGCGCTGCAGGTCGGGCTGATGGTCAAGGGGCTCGCGCGCGCCGGTGATGGCCAGCGTCCAGGTGGCTGTGCAGCGCAGTTCCTCGGCGATCATGCCGAACACGCGCTCACGCACGTCGGCGTCCTCAACGAGCCCCGCGTAGCGCGAGCCGATGGCCAGGTCGGACTTGGCGACCGCGACCTCCGCATTGTCGATGAGCGACGCGAAGAAGGGCCACTCCGTGTACATGGCCTGCAACATGCTCAGGCGCTCCTGGGACTCGCCGGCCCAGCGGTCGAGCGCCGTGCCCAGGCCGTACCAGCCCGGCACGATCATCCGGCACTGCGTCCAAGCGAACACCCAGGGGATGGCGCGCAGGTCCTCCACGCGCCGGGTGTCGCGCCTTCGGGCGGGCCGCGAGCCGATGTTGAGCGCGCTGAGCGCGTCGATGGGGGTCGCCTCGAAGAAGAAGGGCAGGAAGGCGTCGCACCCATAGACCAGCGCACGGTAGTGCTCGAAGGCCAGCGCGGCCATCTCGTCGATCGCCTGCTCCCACTGCGGAAGCACGTCGACCTCGATCGGGCATGGGCGCGCGCCGCAGCCGGTGGTGGCGGAGGCGAGGAGCACTGCGTGGACCACCTGCTCCAGATAGCGATGCGCGATGGACGGCTCGGCGTACTTGTAGAAGAGCACCTCGCCCTGCTCGGTGATCTTCAGTTCGCCCTCCAGGGTGCCCGCCGGCTGCGCCAGAATGGCCTGATGGGTGGGCCCGCCGCCGCGGCCGATGGAGCCTCCGCGGCCATGGAAGAAGCGCAGCCGGATGCCGGCATCGCGGGCGACGCGCATCAACTCACGCTGCGCGCGGTAGAGCCACCAGGTCGAGGCGACGTACCCGCCGTCCTTGTTGCTGTCCGAGTAGCCGATCATCACCTCCTGCACATCGCCGCGGGCGCGCAGGTGCCGGCGATAGGTCGGGTCCGCCAGCAGCGCGGAGAGCGTATCGGGCGCTTGCTGAAGGTCCTCGATCGTCTCGAAGAGGGGAACGATGTCCAGCCGGCTGACGTCCTGGCCGTGCGGGCCGGGTCGGTAGAGGCCCGTGGCGCGGGCCAGCCAGAGAACGACCAGCAAGTCGTCGGGACCCGTGGCCATGCTGACGAGATAGGTCGAGACGGCCTTGCGGCCCATGGTCTGCTGGGTCTCGCGGATCATGGCAAACGTGTCGAGCACGTCGCGCGTGGCCTCGGTGGTGCCGTGCCGCAGAAGGTTCGGGAAGTCGGGCGCCACGATCTGCTCGGCGAGGAGCGCGGCGCGCTCGGCGGCGGGCAGGGAGGCAAAGGCGTCCGGCAGCCCGACGGAGGGCGCGAGCTCGGCCACGGCGGCGCGCTGCACGGCGGCGTGCTGGCGGATCTCGACCGGGACGAAGTAGAAGCCGAACAGCCGGGCCTGCCTCCGCAAGACGGCCAGATCGCCGTCCGCCACGACGCGGCCGTGATGGCGTGACAGGCTCTCGGCGATCAGGTCGAGATCGGCGCGGAAGGCGTCGGCGGACGCGTAGCCCTCGCCGGGCCGCTCGCCCGTCTGCGTCGCCCGGCGAGTTCGCGCAAGCCGGTGGGCTATAAAGGAGAGCTTCTCGCGATAGGTCTCCAGCGGGTTGCGACGACTGAGGGCGGCGCCGACCGAGCGGCACTCGATGCGATCGCGCGCCAGGGAGTCCGCGAGCTCCGGGGTCACGCCGACGAGCGTGGACGACTGACTGAAGACGGGGATCAGGTCGGCGACGGCCTGCTCGTAGCGCTCAAGAACGTGGAGCCGGTGCTGCCGCAGCGTGTCGCGGGTGACGTCCGGCGTGACGAACGGGTTGCCGTCGCGGTCGCCGCCGCGCCACGAGGTGAGGCGCAGGAACTCCGGGACGTCGCCCGGCGCGTCGGGGTAGTAGCGGTGCAGCGCGCCTCGCACGTCGTCATAGAGCGTGGGCAGCGTGCCGAAGAGCACCGTCTCCAGGAAATAGAGCCCCTGGTCCACCTCGTCGAGCACGGTGGGCTGCGCGCGGCTGACCAGATCGGTCTGCCAGAGGATGACGACGCGGCGCCGGAGCTCGTTGGTCAGGGCGCTGCGCTCACCGGGGAGCAGGTCAGGGCGCTCAAGGTCGGTCAGGAGCTCCCCGACGGCCGCCAGG is part of the Chthonomonadales bacterium genome and encodes:
- a CDS encoding hydantoinase B/oxoprolinase family protein, encoding MPFDPVRVEVWRHLFASIAEEMGATLEHTGYSPNLKERRDYSCALFDAEGLLVTQAAHIPVHLGAMPTMMESLRGAIRWRPGDMWICNDPAHGGTHLPDLTVVAPVFEPAPGRELLGFVANRAHHADVAGLAPGSLALSTDLYQEGLILPPVRLVAGGRPRADILAVIRANSRTPAERRGDLDAQVSANRTGALRLRDLAAHHGAREVARQARALCAHAEATVRAALRAAPEGAFRASDVLDDDGLGATNLTIRVEARLRAGALTLDFAGTDPAVTGPMNATEAVTRSACYYVVRCLAGPDAPANDGAFRPVSVVAPPGTLVNAPPSSAVAAGNVETSQRIVDVVLAALRPAFGDRIPAASQGTMNNVAVGGSDPARGGAFAYYETVCGGGGAGARGPGASAIHTHMTNTRNTPVEALEMHYPLRVRELSVRRGSGGRGVHPGGDGVRRSLELLAPARVSVLSERRRHAPPGVDGGEGGAPGRNAVVWPDGRVEELPGKLSLDLPTGAVLIVETPGGGGWGPPAPRAIAS
- the ppc gene encoding phosphoenolpyruvate carboxylase, with protein sequence MQKLLPTISARAPISQTVHLLGDLLGEAIALQAGPDVLERVERIRQRSKAMRAAQPSPALAQLSEECAALTPDAIWLVLRAFSLWFQLVNSAEQREIVRRSREQQRLLGDAPHPESPAAAIGRLHALGWSAADVGDLLSHTAITLVFTAHPTEARRRTVLEALAAVGELLTDLERPDLLPGERSALTNELRRRVVILWQTDLVSRAQPTVLDEVDQGLYFLETVLFGTLPTLYDDVRGALHRYYPDAPGDVPEFLRLTSWRGGDRDGNPFVTPDVTRDTLRQHRLHVLERYEQAVADLIPVFSQSSTLVGVTPELADSLARDRIECRSVGAALSRRNPLETYREKLSFIAHRLARTRRATQTGERPGEGYASADAFRADLDLIAESLSRHHGRVVADGDLAVLRRQARLFGFYFVPVEIRQHAAVQRAAVAELAPSVGLPDAFASLPAAERAALLAEQIVAPDFPNLLRHGTTEATRDVLDTFAMIRETQQTMGRKAVSTYLVSMATGPDDLLVVLWLARATGLYRPGPHGQDVSRLDIVPLFETIEDLQQAPDTLSALLADPTYRRHLRARGDVQEVMIGYSDSNKDGGYVASTWWLYRAQRELMRVARDAGIRLRFFHGRGGSIGRGGGPTHQAILAQPAGTLEGELKITEQGEVLFYKYAEPSIAHRYLEQVVHAVLLASATTGCGARPCPIEVDVLPQWEQAIDEMAALAFEHYRALVYGCDAFLPFFFEATPIDALSALNIGSRPARRRDTRRVEDLRAIPWVFAWTQCRMIVPGWYGLGTALDRWAGESQERLSMLQAMYTEWPFFASLIDNAEVAVAKSDLAIGSRYAGLVEDADVRERVFGMIAEELRCTATWTLAITGAREPLDHQPDLQRSLRLRDPYIDPLNFLQVELLRRRRDLPHDSPERARLDEALRLSINGIAAGMRNTG